In a single window of the Verrucomicrobiaceae bacterium genome:
- a CDS encoding metal ABC transporter permease, with protein sequence MVHRHPTLRAVKPISRLTSYFSLLTLAFASSSAHAARIGDLTDTSITEQALRFFSFSDPSLRLALIGCILLGLNCGLLGGFIVVRRLSLVGDTLSHAVLPGIALGFLWNSTKDPLAILIGATLVGGLSMLIVSGITRTTRLKEDAAMGLVLSSFFAIGICLFKMIEKMPTGQKSGLDRFFYGQAAAMSEADITLMAITVAITITFVVFTYRGLLTLSFHRAFGQSLGVPVAALHHAMMLLTAFAVVTAMQAVGVVLVSAMLIIPAATACLLTDRMHRVLIYSALIGITTAVFGAFFSFLGSNMPTGPFMVLAGSFLFVLAFLFSPRHGWLTRLWRQKSQQGRVSRENTLKAMYHLAERRDFCEEGITLLDLADARREPLEQIRSQGDELVHQKLATLTDDGSMLHFTPEGWRKASAIVRNHRLWELYLTNVMQYGPDHVHEDAEKIEHILGEDTVRQLERRLAFPQTDPHGKPIPGARDVHGSAGRPRQGETTGY encoded by the coding sequence ATGGTTCACCGACACCCCACGCTCCGCGCTGTGAAGCCCATCTCACGTCTCACTTCTTACTTCTCACTTCTCACGCTTGCTTTCGCAAGCAGCTCCGCCCACGCCGCCCGCATCGGCGACCTCACGGACACCAGCATCACCGAGCAGGCCCTGCGTTTTTTCTCTTTCAGCGATCCCTCGCTGCGGCTCGCGCTCATCGGCTGCATTTTGCTCGGGCTGAATTGCGGCCTGCTGGGCGGATTCATCGTGGTGCGGCGGCTTTCGCTCGTGGGGGACACTTTGAGCCATGCGGTGCTACCAGGCATCGCGCTCGGATTTCTTTGGAACAGCACCAAGGACCCGCTGGCCATCCTCATCGGTGCCACGCTGGTCGGTGGACTCAGCATGCTCATCGTCAGCGGAATCACACGCACCACACGGCTCAAAGAGGATGCGGCGATGGGGCTGGTGCTCTCCTCGTTTTTCGCGATCGGCATCTGCTTGTTTAAAATGATCGAAAAAATGCCGACGGGGCAAAAAAGCGGTCTGGACCGCTTCTTCTACGGCCAAGCTGCCGCGATGAGTGAGGCCGACATCACGCTCATGGCCATCACGGTGGCCATCACGATCACGTTTGTCGTCTTTACCTACCGTGGGCTGCTCACGCTCAGTTTTCACCGTGCCTTCGGTCAGAGCCTCGGAGTGCCTGTGGCAGCGCTGCATCATGCGATGATGCTTTTGACCGCCTTTGCCGTCGTCACGGCCATGCAGGCCGTCGGCGTGGTGCTGGTCTCTGCCATGCTCATCATCCCAGCAGCCACCGCGTGCCTGCTCACGGACCGCATGCACCGTGTACTCATCTACTCCGCCCTCATCGGCATCACCACGGCGGTGTTTGGGGCCTTTTTCTCCTTCCTCGGCTCCAATATGCCCACGGGGCCCTTCATGGTGTTGGCGGGCTCCTTTTTGTTCGTGCTCGCCTTTCTATTCAGTCCACGTCATGGCTGGCTCACACGGCTCTGGCGTCAAAAAAGCCAGCAGGGCCGTGTCAGCCGGGAAAACACACTCAAAGCCATGTACCACCTGGCCGAGCGACGCGACTTCTGCGAAGAAGGCATCACGCTCCTCGATCTGGCCGATGCACGTCGAGAGCCGCTGGAACAAATCCGCAGCCAAGGGGATGAGCTCGTCCATCAAAAGCTCGCCACCCTCACCGATGACGGCAGCATGCTGCACTTCACACCCGAGGGCTGGCGCAAAGCCAGCGCCATCGTGCGCAATCACCGCCTGTGGGAGCTCTACCTCACCAATGTCATGCAATACGGCCCCGATCACGTCCATGAGGATGCCGAAAAGATCGAGCACATCCTCGGTGAAGACACCGTGCGGCAGCTCGAGCGCCGCCTCGCATTCCCCCAGACCGATCCCCACGGCAAACCGATCCCTGGTGCACGTGACGTGCACGGCAGCGCTGGCAGGCCGCGCCAGGGTGAGACCACGGGCTACTGA
- a CDS encoding ISL3 family transposase produces the protein MSLQDVARFTHLGWDTVKSIVKADLARRFEKVEMREVRRIGVDENYLGKKAKYVTLVVDLESGRVLWVGKGRGKALEGFWERLRRSGAHIEAVACDMSGAYWSAINEHLPDAALVFDHFHIIKLANEKIDEIRRGLQRTLELTGQKFIKGTRYLLLYGRENLPPDKRPELEEALAYNEPLSKAYYLKEELRQLWNQPGKEAAQKYLQEWILKAYATAIGPLKHANTMLTHARQILSYFDHPIRLRHHGGPQQQNRPPHAPGLRLPRCGLPSTYASTRSTSQKTYSPALECRTNFPDEPEFCGNRKIPHARMEAMSPDESNRLANRRRSTCWSQAQLNQNDPAITTQAAMGQSSARLRCRPAMELSTACKRLSHRQTESRVLMSCAVAPGRMSMAMTSTAPTLSKAATMTMESTAMRARCIFPGAKPCDPAISVSKEVISSSL, from the coding sequence ATGAGCCTGCAAGACGTGGCACGCTTCACACACCTGGGTTGGGACACGGTCAAAAGCATTGTGAAGGCCGATTTGGCACGGCGCTTTGAGAAGGTGGAAATGCGCGAAGTCAGGCGCATCGGCGTGGACGAAAACTACCTTGGCAAGAAGGCCAAATACGTCACCCTGGTGGTCGATCTGGAAAGCGGACGCGTGCTTTGGGTGGGCAAAGGACGCGGCAAGGCCCTGGAGGGCTTCTGGGAGCGGCTGCGGCGCAGCGGTGCCCACATTGAGGCGGTGGCCTGCGACATGAGCGGAGCTTACTGGAGCGCCATCAACGAGCACCTGCCTGACGCTGCGTTAGTCTTCGACCACTTCCACATCATCAAGCTCGCCAACGAGAAGATCGACGAGATACGGCGCGGTCTGCAGCGCACACTAGAGCTCACCGGACAGAAGTTCATTAAAGGCACGCGCTACCTGCTGCTCTACGGCAGGGAGAATCTGCCGCCGGACAAGCGCCCGGAATTGGAGGAAGCCCTCGCCTACAACGAGCCGCTCTCCAAAGCCTACTATCTCAAAGAGGAGCTACGCCAGCTATGGAACCAGCCGGGCAAGGAGGCAGCGCAAAAGTATCTGCAAGAGTGGATACTCAAAGCCTACGCCACGGCCATCGGGCCGCTCAAGCACGCCAACACGATGCTGACGCACGCGCGGCAAATACTCAGCTACTTCGACCATCCGATCAGGCTCCGGCATCATGGAGGGCCTCAACAACAAAATCGGCCGCCTCACGCGCCTGGCCTACGGCTACCGCGATGTGGACTTCCCTCCACCTACGCATCTACGCGCTCCACGAGTCAAAAGACATACTCACCGGCACTTGAATGCCGCACCAACTTCCCGGATGAACCGGAATTTTGTGGCAATAGGAAAATCCCTCATGCGCGAATGGAAGCAATGTCCCCAGACGAATCCAACCGTCTAGCAAATCGCCGCCGCAGCACATGCTGGAGCCAAGCGCAGCTAAACCAAAACGATCCCGCGATCACGACGCAGGCCGCCATGGGGCAGTCCAGCGCGAGGCTCAGGTGCAGACCGGCGATGGAGCTGAGCACGGCGTGCAAAAGACTGAGCCATAGGCAGACAGAGAGCCGGGTGCTGATGAGCTGTGCCGTAGCTCCCGGCAGGATGAGCATGGCGATGACCAGCACGGCGCCCACACTCTCAAAGGCGGCGACGATGACGATGGAGAGCACCGCCATGAGGGCGAGATGCATCTTCCCTGGCGCAAAGCCCTGTGATCCGGCCATCAGCGTGTCAAAGGAGGTGATCAGTAGTTCCTTGTAG
- a CDS encoding transposase family protein, with the protein MREGYEYRSTKYVEGRVEFHLAVKDQHIECPHCQGREYWRRGKRQRRIKTLPIGPKQVVLVVEVPKCECRGCGKSFEHSPFAPACSHHSRALARFVCE; encoded by the coding sequence GTGCGCGAAGGATACGAGTATCGCAGCACGAAGTATGTGGAGGGCCGGGTGGAGTTCCATCTAGCGGTCAAGGATCAGCACATTGAGTGCCCGCACTGCCAGGGGCGGGAGTATTGGAGGCGCGGCAAAAGGCAGCGACGCATCAAAACCCTGCCCATCGGCCCCAAACAAGTGGTGCTGGTGGTGGAGGTGCCCAAATGCGAGTGTCGTGGCTGTGGCAAAAGCTTCGAGCACTCCCCCTTTGCTCCCGCCTGCAGCCACCACAGCCGCGCCCTAGCTCGATTCGTCTGCGAGTGA